GTAGGAGATATGGTAGACGGGAGGTTTAAAGGCCGGATCCACGGCAGCTTTGACCTCAATGATCTAAACAATATTAAATTGAAGGAGTCCATCCTGGACTAACCTATAAAATCAGTCAAACCTTTAGCCTCAATTAAAATTTCCATGTACTTATTTATCAATCGGATAAGCTTCTTATCCCTCCTCATCTTTGTTCCTTTTTTTAGCCATTCTCAAGACTTCTCTTTGGAAGATGAGAAATTCGAATCCAAAAGTATCGCTCCGGCTCGCAGCCATAGCTACTGGATTGAATTATCTGCTGAGGAGCTGCTTATGGTGAGATTTGAGCAGGAAGGAAGTGATATCGCTATACGGGTGCTTGATCCTTCTGGCGAACTGATTGATGAATTTGATGGGAATAATGGAGCTCAAGGACCAGAACTGGTCATCATAGATCCCCAGAAATCGGGCAGATATAGCCTGATCGCACAGCCGCTGGAAGAACAAAAAAAGCCCGGCAATTATCGGGTGAAAATTGATAGACGCCTGAAAAAAGGGACAGGTATCGGAGAGGAGCTCGATCAGCTCATTCAATATTGGGCAGATCAGGGCTACCTCCCCGGTTTTGCTACGGTTGTACTCAGCAAAGATGAAGTCCTTTTTCAGAAAGCCTATGGATATGCAGAGTTGAAGGATAAAAAACCCTATACCCTTCAGAGTATTCAAAATATTGGTTCGGTCTCCAAAACCCTGATTGGCCTTGCCTTAATGAAAGCAGTGGAAGAGGGTAAACTGAAACTGGATGATGAGGTAAATCAATACCTGCCTTTCGAACTAAGAAATCCCTATCATCCAGACAAAGCCATACGCATTGCTCAGCTTGCTAATCACACCTCTAGCATAGCTGAAATGGAGGCCTACGAAAGATCCTATGTGCTCAAAGAACCTTTCAGTTACCAGAAAGGAGAGATTGGCAGGGGTGAATTTAAGGAAATGGAATTTTATGCCCGGAATCAGGAAATGGAGATGGGGGATTTTTTGAAGGAAATTCTTTCAAAAGGTGGCAAGTATTATAAAAAGAAAAATTACCGCAAAGATGCACCTGGAGAGACCTATTCCTATAGCAATGCAGGAGCTACCCTGGCTGCTTATATTCTGGAGCGTGTTTATGAAATGCCATATCATGAATTGACACGAAAACTGGTCTTGGAGAAATTGGAGATGCATGCTTCGGATTGGTCTTTCGATAGGGTAGAAGGGGGAAAACTCAGTGATCTCCACTTCAACAATCAGCAAGTAATTCCCAAATATTCTCTAATCACCTATCCTGATGGAGGATTGCTTTCCAATGCAAAAGATTTGATAAGCTATCTACAAGCCCTGATGAAAGGCTACTATGGAGAATCTGATTTTCTATCCACAGCTTCCTTTCAGGAAATCATGCGGCCTCATCTAAATCCTGGTCAGAGTCCTCGTAAGAATCGGAATTATGGCATTTTCTGGGAGTTTTGGGGAAATGATATGGGGCATAATGGAGGTGATCCCGGTGCGGTATGTTTCATCCGCTTTAACAAGGAAACGGGCATAGGACGAATTATCCTCACCAATATCATTCCTCGTAGCCCAATGGCGGGTAAGAGCTTCTCAACAATTTGGAAATATTTAGATGTTTATGGAGAAAAATTATCTCCATAGGGAGATTGCTGTAGAGCCATACATATTGGCTACTGTTCCTTGCATCTGTCGCCCATTAGCAGAAATGGACAATTGAGCATTGGCGGTGACGCCATTTGGGTATTGAACCGTCAGTGTCAACTGATAGCCATTTAATACGCCTTGTCCTTGAGACATGACTACCCCATATCCGTTAAATCCCCGGAAATAGACATTATTTCCTTGTTGGGTTAGTTGGTATAAACCTCCGTCATTTCCCCGCCAATTGCCTGCGAGATTTAACTGCTTTGAATAAAGACCCTGAGGATTGGTGTTCTGAGGAGGAATATTTTTTTTCTGAGCTTCAGCATAGCCTTCGACAAAACCGGAAACTAAGTCTGTCCAGAAATTCCCCGAACCCTTTTTCTCATTGCTTTGGGTACTGGGAGTATTTTTTTGCTGCTCTGCTTTCTTTCGTGCTTCTTCTTCCTTTCTTTTCTGCGCAGCTTCATCAGATTTTCTTTTTTGCTCGGCTCTCTGCCTTTCTTCTGCTTCTCTTTGCCTCCGCTTGTTTTCTTCCTCTTTCCGCTTGGCTTCCAGATCGGCTAAACGTTTACGCTCTTTTCTGGCTTTCTTTTCATCTTCTATTCTTCGAATTTCTTCACGGGCAATACCTGCATGTGGGCCCTGAGGAAAATTTTGGAGATAAAACGTATAGGTCTCAATCGTATGACCATCCTGAGCGGATTGCCAGGCTTCTCTTTCCTGATCTCCATAGGCTTTCATGGTCTGGATTTCCTGCTCGGCTTTCAGTTTATACCTTCCTTCAGGATATTTGATCAGATAGCTGCGGTATTGAGAAATGGAATATGCCTTTTTACATCTGTTCCAAAAATCTTCCTCTTCAGAATGTCCCTGTTTCTCCAGGGCGATCTCAGCATATTTGCCGCTGGGATATACCGCGAGATAATCATCATAGGCGATAGCCGTGTTTTTTAAACTGGCAATGGCCCAGGCTGCTTCTTCGGTATGCTTTCCATTGGGATAGGTATGTATGAAAATGCGATAGGCATCTGGTTTATGTGCTTTTTTAGCCCTTTTCCAATCGTAAGCCTCATCGAGTTTTGGGCGAAAGATAAATTCTCCTCCCTGATCTCCGACATCTTGCAAAGCCCGACCGATAGGAGTTTGTTTAGAATTATAGGAAGTAGCTGTGACTACCTTATTGATCAAACTGGAAGCACTGATCCCCTCACCCGAGTATCTTTCCAAAGCCGAAAGCAATTGTTCTGCAAAAGGACTATTGCCCTCCGGACTCCCATCAGAAACTACTTCATTTCGACCTGAAGCGAATAGCCAGCGAGAAGGATCTCTTTCCAATCTTTCACTTACACTACTTCTATCTCCGCCAACAAATACCGATCCCGAATAACAGGAATCTACTATCAGGAAGGTATGATGGGATTTGATGGCCCGAATGATGGTGATGAGTTTATTGTAGGAGAAATATTCGTCTTCTTCTTCCAGCTTTGCATCAACCGGAATCCAGTGCCCTTCATCAAATACTTCATCATAATGTCCATGCCCGGAAAAATACACCAGCAAATTATCATCTACGGTAATTTTTTTCGCTAAATCCCTGAATACATTGATCATATTCTTCCGCGTAGCTTCAGCATCGAAAAGTCCGCTCACATGCTCCTCTTTGAATTGAAAACGTTTCGTCATCAATTCGATAAAGGCAGCTGCGTCCTTAACTGCATTTTTCAATTTCGGGCAATGCAGGTAATTGTCAATACCTATAGCAAGGAGGTAATTCTTTCCGTTTTTCCTGCTTTCATGAAAAACTTCCTCGAATTTCAGCGCGCGATCTTGTTCTTCAGGCATGGGCTGCGTTATTCAGGGTCTTGAAATGATCAGGGAAGAAAAACAAGTTATTGATATATTTTGGAATTATCAACGAAAGGAAGGAAAGCCGACGAGGCTAATCCCTTCCTTATCAATTGATTGAATCCTTATTCTATTCTGTATGCTTTTACTTATAACGATTAGGGGGACAAATTTACACCCCTTAGATCGTATAAGGTTTCCGCATTTTTTTCTTCCGTAATTTATTGGCTTCCCCATCATTAAATTTCTCCTTGGCAGGATCCCATTTGAGAGGTCTTCCAAGGTGATAGGCAATATTAGCCGCACAGCAGATACTGGAAGTTCTGTGGCCCGTTTCCACATTACAGATGGGGTCTTTGCGAGATTTCATTGCATCCAGCCAATCCTGGGTATGATCTCCTCCTGTATCATACAAACGGGTTTCGCCTGCTTTGATTTCTGCCGAAACCAAATTTGCAGGATTGGAATCAAGAAAC
The nucleotide sequence above comes from Bacteroidia bacterium. Encoded proteins:
- a CDS encoding serine hydrolase domain-containing protein, which translates into the protein MYLFINRISFLSLLIFVPFFSHSQDFSLEDEKFESKSIAPARSHSYWIELSAEELLMVRFEQEGSDIAIRVLDPSGELIDEFDGNNGAQGPELVIIDPQKSGRYSLIAQPLEEQKKPGNYRVKIDRRLKKGTGIGEELDQLIQYWADQGYLPGFATVVLSKDEVLFQKAYGYAELKDKKPYTLQSIQNIGSVSKTLIGLALMKAVEEGKLKLDDEVNQYLPFELRNPYHPDKAIRIAQLANHTSSIAEMEAYERSYVLKEPFSYQKGEIGRGEFKEMEFYARNQEMEMGDFLKEILSKGGKYYKKKNYRKDAPGETYSYSNAGATLAAYILERVYEMPYHELTRKLVLEKLEMHASDWSFDRVEGGKLSDLHFNNQQVIPKYSLITYPDGGLLSNAKDLISYLQALMKGYYGESDFLSTASFQEIMRPHLNPGQSPRKNRNYGIFWEFWGNDMGHNGGDPGAVCFIRFNKETGIGRIILTNIIPRSPMAGKSFSTIWKYLDVYGEKLSP
- a CDS encoding caspase family protein, encoding MPEEQDRALKFEEVFHESRKNGKNYLLAIGIDNYLHCPKLKNAVKDAAAFIELMTKRFQFKEEHVSGLFDAEATRKNMINVFRDLAKKITVDDNLLVYFSGHGHYDEVFDEGHWIPVDAKLEEEDEYFSYNKLITIIRAIKSHHTFLIVDSCYSGSVFVGGDRSSVSERLERDPSRWLFASGRNEVVSDGSPEGNSPFAEQLLSALERYSGEGISASSLINKVVTATSYNSKQTPIGRALQDVGDQGGEFIFRPKLDEAYDWKRAKKAHKPDAYRIFIHTYPNGKHTEEAAWAIASLKNTAIAYDDYLAVYPSGKYAEIALEKQGHSEEEDFWNRCKKAYSISQYRSYLIKYPEGRYKLKAEQEIQTMKAYGDQEREAWQSAQDGHTIETYTFYLQNFPQGPHAGIAREEIRRIEDEKKARKERKRLADLEAKRKEEENKRRQREAEERQRAEQKRKSDEAAQKRKEEEARKKAEQQKNTPSTQSNEKKGSGNFWTDLVSGFVEGYAEAQKKNIPPQNTNPQGLYSKQLNLAGNWRGNDGGLYQLTQQGNNVYFRGFNGYGVVMSQGQGVLNGYQLTLTVQYPNGVTANAQLSISANGRQMQGTVANMYGSTAISLWR